The Prevotella sp. E9-3 genome has a window encoding:
- a CDS encoding exodeoxyribonuclease V subunit beta, protein MTQNTPLIIYRASAGSGKTFTLATEYIKLVVKNPQVYKQILAVTFTNKATEEMKMRILSQLYGIWRQLPDSKGYIDAVCRDLDASPEFVSHQAGIALTNLLHNYSYFRIETIDSFFQSVLRNLARELELTANITIELDDKQVEAQAVDELIENLSAQDLMLQWILDYIKNTISEDRSWNIINKLKDFGITIFKDSYKKESQALYARMSQPGFFENYVSTLEQMRQNAKKRMQSLGERFFKILKENGLEVGDFTYGSSGVASVFVKLQRGDDFKSEIINTRVRNCEDNPEGWCKKTHPRRDEIVALAHGSLNALLKEVIQEQPRQWSLYQSATLTLRHLSQLRLLESIESKVRELNKGANRFLLSDTQKLLHDLIDGSDSPFIFEKIGTQLEHIMIDEFQDTSTVQWQNFKVLLQETMSHEASENLIVGDVKQSIYRWRNGDWRLLNNILQEFPDASNQLNVRTLATNYRSCRRVINFNNAFFTQASQIMQLAAYSDVKQDVPENKGDEGYIRIELKPADDYQEQVLSTLMNQIAELINANIPTSDIAILVRTNRFIPEIANYFMEHMPQVPIVSDEAFRLDASPAVQTIVQAIRYLTDENDHIAKAFLASTYSHLHPYLEDLDSQLPTQFVSQRDELRQLPLYELTERIFSIFDLQQYEGQSAYLCAFYDYVTTFVNEQTTDLKSFLKRWDEYFCSKTIQSPEVNGIRIISIHKSKGLEFPYVFIPFCDWKMEQNDVLWFHPKKEPFNELPIVPIDYSKSGMENTIYEAEYNEEHQQVMVDNMNLLYVAFTRASRVLSVIGKRNSGQNYSASIIEATLPLLTNQLAESCLESVEDEGQPIIFEYGNLSDTNQIYSKGADSQSLPAVHASTKKVEDTPHPNVFLRQSAPIVANIEAFAQKVEFKQSNDSRKFALPDDDDEVQQQANYIQMGSILHEVFSTIRTTADIDNALRRMELDGILYDSHLTRERIEDLIRKRISHPQVAQWYDAKWKLFNECTILATDPHTGKTFERRPDRVMTDGHEMIVVDFKFGRPRQEYHQQVQEYMDLLASMGYDNIHGYLWYVYSNHIEEV, encoded by the coding sequence ATGACTCAAAATACACCTCTTATTATATATAGAGCGAGCGCTGGTAGTGGTAAGACATTCACACTTGCCACTGAGTATATCAAACTTGTGGTAAAGAATCCGCAGGTCTACAAGCAGATTCTGGCTGTGACGTTCACCAACAAGGCCACCGAAGAAATGAAGATGCGCATACTTAGTCAGTTGTATGGCATCTGGCGCCAGTTGCCCGATTCCAAAGGATATATAGATGCTGTATGCCGCGATTTGGATGCAAGTCCTGAGTTTGTATCCCATCAGGCTGGTATTGCCTTGACCAATCTACTCCACAACTACAGTTATTTCCGAATAGAGACCATCGACTCGTTTTTCCAAAGTGTACTTCGCAATCTGGCACGCGAACTGGAACTCACGGCCAACATCACCATCGAACTGGATGACAAACAGGTCGAGGCACAAGCCGTTGACGAACTGATTGAGAACCTATCGGCCCAAGATCTCATGCTGCAATGGATTCTCGACTATATCAAGAACACCATCAGTGAGGACCGCTCCTGGAACATCATCAACAAACTGAAGGATTTTGGCATTACCATTTTCAAAGATTCCTATAAGAAAGAGAGTCAGGCATTATACGCACGAATGAGTCAGCCAGGCTTCTTTGAAAACTATGTGAGCACACTCGAGCAGATGCGCCAAAATGCCAAGAAACGAATGCAAAGCCTTGGCGAACGATTCTTTAAGATACTGAAGGAAAACGGACTGGAAGTGGGCGATTTCACCTATGGTTCATCAGGTGTGGCATCTGTGTTTGTAAAACTTCAGCGTGGTGATGATTTCAAATCAGAGATTATCAACACTCGTGTCAGGAATTGCGAGGACAATCCTGAAGGCTGGTGCAAGAAGACACATCCCCGCCGTGATGAGATTGTTGCCTTAGCTCATGGTTCACTGAACGCCCTGCTCAAGGAAGTCATCCAGGAACAGCCACGCCAGTGGTCACTCTACCAGTCGGCCACCCTCACTCTCCGGCATCTCAGTCAGTTACGCTTGCTGGAGAGTATTGAGAGTAAGGTTCGCGAACTGAACAAAGGGGCCAATAGATTCCTGCTGAGCGACACGCAGAAACTGCTGCATGACCTTATTGATGGCAGCGACTCACCTTTCATTTTCGAAAAGATAGGAACACAGTTGGAACATATCATGATAGATGAGTTCCAGGACACCTCGACCGTTCAGTGGCAAAACTTCAAGGTATTGCTACAAGAGACCATGAGTCACGAAGCCTCTGAGAATCTGATTGTGGGCGATGTTAAGCAGAGTATCTATCGCTGGCGCAACGGCGATTGGCGCTTGCTGAACAATATTCTTCAGGAGTTTCCCGATGCCAGCAATCAATTGAACGTGCGCACCCTAGCCACCAACTACCGTTCCTGCCGTAGGGTGATTAATTTCAATAATGCTTTCTTTACCCAGGCTTCACAGATAATGCAGCTCGCCGCTTATAGCGATGTAAAACAGGATGTACCTGAGAACAAAGGAGACGAGGGGTATATCCGGATTGAGTTGAAACCGGCTGATGACTATCAGGAACAGGTACTCAGCACACTGATGAACCAGATAGCTGAACTGATAAATGCCAATATTCCTACTTCCGACATTGCTATTCTGGTGCGCACCAATAGATTCATTCCCGAAATAGCCAACTATTTCATGGAGCACATGCCTCAAGTGCCTATCGTCAGCGACGAGGCTTTCCGGCTTGATGCCTCACCAGCGGTGCAGACCATTGTTCAAGCCATCCGCTATCTGACCGATGAAAACGATCATATAGCCAAGGCTTTCCTGGCTTCAACCTATTCTCATCTGCATCCCTATCTCGAAGATCTCGACAGCCAATTACCCACACAGTTTGTCAGTCAGCGCGATGAGCTCAGGCAACTGCCTCTTTACGAACTCACCGAGCGTATTTTCTCTATCTTCGACCTGCAGCAGTATGAGGGGCAGAGCGCCTATCTGTGTGCCTTCTACGACTATGTGACTACTTTTGTCAACGAGCAGACCACCGACCTAAAGAGTTTCCTGAAAAGATGGGATGAGTATTTCTGTTCAAAAACCATTCAGAGCCCTGAAGTAAATGGTATCCGCATCATCAGTATCCATAAGTCAAAAGGCCTAGAGTTTCCCTATGTGTTCATTCCTTTCTGCGACTGGAAAATGGAACAGAACGATGTACTCTGGTTCCATCCCAAGAAAGAACCATTCAACGAACTGCCCATAGTACCCATAGACTACAGCAAGAGTGGCATGGAGAATACGATCTATGAAGCTGAGTATAATGAAGAGCATCAGCAGGTGATGGTTGATAACATGAACCTACTCTATGTAGCTTTTACCCGTGCATCGAGAGTTCTTTCTGTTATTGGTAAGCGTAACAGTGGACAAAACTACTCAGCCTCAATCATAGAAGCAACCTTGCCCTTGCTTACTAATCAGCTGGCAGAGTCTTGTCTCGAAAGCGTGGAAGATGAGGGACAGCCCATTATCTTCGAATATGGAAACCTTTCCGATACCAATCAAATATACAGCAAGGGAGCTGACTCACAGAGTCTCCCGGCTGTTCACGCCTCAACAAAAAAGGTGGAAGATACGCCCCATCCTAACGTCTTTCTCCGCCAAAGCGCCCCCATCGTCGCCAACATCGAGGCATTTGCCCAGAAAGTGGAGTTCAAGCAGAGCAACGATAGTAGGAAGTTTGCACTTCCCGACGATGACGACGAGGTCCAACAGCAGGCCAACTACATTCAGATGGGAAGCATCCTCCATGAAGTATTCTCAACCATTCGCACTACGGCCGATATAGACAATGCCCTGCGACGCATGGAGCTTGACGGTATTCTTTACGACAGCCATCTCACGCGCGAACGCATCGAAGACCTCATCCGCAAGCGTATCTCACACCCACAGGTGGCACAATGGTATGATGCCAAATGGAAGCTCTTCAACGAATGCACCATCCTGGCTACTGATCCTCATACCGGTAAAACCTTCGAGCGCCGTCCCGACCGTGTTATGACCGATGGTCATGAGATGATTGTTGTTGATTTTAAGTTCGGACGCCCACGCCAAGAGTATCACCAACAAGTACAGGAATACATGGACCTTCTTGCCTCAATGGGCTATGATAATATTCATGGCTACCTGTGGTATGTCTATTCTAACCATATTGAAGAAGTATAA
- a CDS encoding PD-(D/E)XK nuclease family protein — MKSFLQYVAQDLISRFGENLSHVAVVFPNKRAALFLSDELAHLSKHPIWSPAYITISELFRRHSIRQVADPIKLVCDLHRCFTEQTGLDETLDHFYGWGQLLLSDFDDVDKHMADADKVFANLRNIHELDDVSYLTDEQRQILQKFFSNFSDTHNTELKQRFLRLWSRMGDIYHAFNSLLAQQQLAYEGALYREVAEQKDLPFEYEHYVLVGFNMLQEVEQRIFSILQQRGMATFYWDFDHYYMPKRKNRMQDNEAGHYIAQYLAHFPNAFDNTKTDIYNNFSTPRNIRYISASTENSQARFIATWLKEQHSENDSDHTRFERIDAGRRTAIVLCNESLLQTVIHCLPNEVEQVNITTGFPLIQSPAASLVTLLLTLQTTGYSHQRQTFRLTQVLAVLNHPYAKFITEQFAQLKNTLRNQHLYYPTSTDLHQDEGTQLIFTHYDDHKQLLTWLCQIMQLVARNVELKSAPLADPLAQESLFRMYTLLNRLKALVACGDLKVDIVTLQRLISQLVSSTSVPFHGEPAEGLQVMGVLETRNLDFDHVLILSCNEGNMPKGVNDTSFIPYSIRKAYGLTTIDHKVSIYSYYFHRLLQRAKDVTILYNNATTDGRTCEMSRFMLQLMVESPHRFSFNTLQAGQNNVPVNPQAIEKSSVIMQRLMKRFDPTQNPDVNTPLLTPTAINSYMRCQLQFFYNYVCGLRQNIDNEDDTIDNRIFGNIFHEASQTIYEQLTQKSRQIVKHDIEQLLKSGVEIEMAVDRALQKELFGNANIHNLSNHLNGLQLINRQVIIHYLRQLLQIDSRLTPFTIIGLECLTKTTIETPHITTTIGGRIDRLDRITEINPITGLKEERIRVVDYKTGGSKNDKSLANVQAIFDAQELVKHSDYYLQTFIYSIIVRTSSQFNAGNLPVSPALLFIQHAGKDNYDPILRFGRERIDDVENTREEFSRLLSDTIDQMFNPDIPFTPTADRQQCTRCPYFQICNSNRKKSINNETSIAVS, encoded by the coding sequence ATGAAATCATTCTTACAATACGTTGCCCAAGACCTCATCAGCCGATTTGGCGAGAATCTATCCCATGTGGCTGTGGTATTCCCCAACAAGCGTGCAGCCCTGTTCCTAAGTGACGAGCTGGCTCACCTCAGTAAGCACCCTATTTGGAGCCCAGCCTATATCACCATCAGCGAACTGTTTCGCCGACACAGTATCCGACAGGTTGCCGACCCCATCAAACTGGTGTGCGACCTGCACCGTTGTTTCACTGAACAGACTGGACTCGACGAAACGCTCGACCATTTCTACGGTTGGGGACAATTGTTATTGTCCGACTTTGACGATGTAGACAAGCACATGGCCGATGCCGACAAGGTGTTTGCCAACCTTCGCAATATTCACGAACTGGATGATGTATCTTATCTCACTGACGAGCAGCGACAGATTCTCCAGAAATTCTTCAGCAATTTCTCTGACACCCATAACACTGAACTCAAACAGCGTTTCCTCAGACTATGGTCGCGCATGGGCGATATCTATCATGCCTTCAACAGTCTATTGGCCCAGCAGCAACTAGCCTACGAGGGCGCTCTGTATCGTGAAGTGGCTGAACAAAAAGACCTTCCTTTCGAATACGAGCACTATGTGCTTGTAGGCTTCAACATGCTGCAGGAGGTGGAGCAACGCATTTTCAGTATACTGCAACAACGAGGCATGGCCACCTTCTATTGGGATTTCGACCATTACTATATGCCCAAGAGGAAAAACCGAATGCAGGACAATGAGGCCGGTCATTACATCGCTCAGTATCTTGCTCACTTCCCCAATGCATTCGACAATACGAAGACCGACATCTACAACAATTTCTCTACCCCGCGCAACATACGATATATATCGGCTTCAACCGAAAATTCGCAAGCCCGTTTCATCGCTACATGGCTGAAAGAGCAACATTCTGAGAATGATTCAGACCATACTCGCTTCGAGCGTATAGATGCAGGCAGACGAACAGCAATCGTACTTTGCAATGAGTCACTGCTGCAAACGGTCATTCATTGTCTGCCCAACGAGGTTGAACAAGTGAACATCACCACGGGATTTCCTCTCATACAATCACCTGCGGCCTCATTGGTCACACTCCTACTGACCTTACAGACCACTGGCTATTCTCATCAACGGCAGACTTTTCGATTAACTCAGGTACTGGCCGTACTGAACCATCCCTACGCCAAATTCATCACTGAGCAGTTTGCCCAACTAAAAAATACACTTCGCAATCAGCATCTGTACTATCCCACTTCTACCGACCTGCATCAAGATGAAGGCACGCAACTTATTTTTACCCACTATGACGACCACAAACAATTGCTCACATGGCTCTGCCAGATAATGCAATTAGTAGCACGCAATGTCGAGTTGAAAAGCGCCCCACTGGCCGATCCGCTGGCACAAGAATCTCTTTTCCGCATGTACACACTTTTGAACCGACTGAAAGCCCTTGTGGCATGCGGTGACCTAAAAGTTGATATTGTGACCCTCCAGCGACTCATTAGTCAGCTAGTATCATCGACTAGTGTGCCATTCCACGGTGAACCAGCCGAAGGGTTGCAGGTGATGGGTGTATTGGAAACGCGCAATCTTGACTTCGACCATGTGCTGATTCTATCGTGCAACGAGGGCAACATGCCAAAGGGTGTTAACGACACTTCGTTCATTCCCTATAGCATTCGTAAAGCCTACGGGCTGACCACCATAGACCACAAGGTTTCTATCTATTCTTACTACTTCCACCGGTTGTTGCAAAGAGCCAAGGATGTAACCATTCTCTACAATAATGCTACCACTGATGGACGCACCTGTGAAATGTCGCGCTTCATGCTTCAGTTGATGGTTGAGAGTCCACATAGGTTCTCGTTCAACACGCTGCAGGCCGGGCAAAACAACGTGCCGGTCAATCCACAGGCCATAGAGAAATCGTCTGTTATCATGCAACGACTCATGAAGCGCTTTGATCCCACCCAGAACCCCGATGTTAACACGCCACTACTCACGCCAACGGCTATTAACAGTTATATGCGCTGCCAGTTACAGTTCTTCTACAACTACGTATGCGGCCTGCGCCAAAACATTGACAATGAAGATGATACTATCGACAACCGAATCTTCGGCAACATCTTCCACGAGGCTTCCCAAACCATCTACGAGCAGCTGACCCAGAAGAGCAGACAGATTGTAAAGCACGACATCGAACAACTACTGAAATCGGGGGTGGAAATTGAAATGGCCGTTGACAGAGCTTTACAAAAAGAATTATTCGGCAATGCAAATATCCACAACCTCAGCAACCACCTCAACGGTCTGCAACTTATCAACCGTCAGGTCATTATCCACTACCTGCGACAACTGTTGCAGATAGACAGCCGACTAACTCCTTTCACAATTATAGGCCTGGAATGTCTCACTAAGACAACCATTGAGACCCCTCACATTACTACGACCATCGGTGGACGAATAGACCGTCTGGACCGCATTACTGAAATCAATCCTATTACAGGTCTGAAAGAAGAACGCATCCGAGTGGTGGATTACAAGACGGGCGGATCAAAAAATGACAAGTCACTGGCCAACGTTCAGGCCATCTTTGATGCACAGGAACTGGTCAAACACAGCGATTACTATCTGCAGACTTTTATATACAGCATCATAGTGCGCACCTCCAGCCAATTCAATGCCGGCAATCTACCTGTGAGCCCAGCTTTGCTCTTTATCCAACATGCCGGAAAGGACAACTACGACCCGATTCTCCGCTTTGGACGGGAACGCATAGACGATGTTGAGAATACGCGTGAAGAGTTTTCCCGACTACTCAGTGACACCATAGACCAGATGTTCAATCCCGACATACCATTTACACCTACTGCCGACCGACAGCAATGTACCAGATGTCCTTACTTTCAAATATGCAACAGTAACCGCAAAAAAAGTATAAATAATGAAACTTCGATTGCAGTTTCCTGA